In one window of Erythrolamprus reginae isolate rEryReg1 chromosome 1, rEryReg1.hap1, whole genome shotgun sequence DNA:
- the TNNI2 gene encoding troponin I, fast skeletal muscle gives MLQIAASELEKEAVAKEQEKANYLAEHCPPLHMPSSMQELQEFCKKLHAKVEEVDEERYDTEVKLQKTTKELEDLSQKLFDLRGKFKRPPLRRVRMSADAMLRALLGSKHKVCMDLRANLKQVKKEDTEKEKDLRDVGDWRKNIEEKSGMEGRKKMFEGGE, from the exons ATGCTCCAGATTGCTGCTTCTGAGCTTGAAAAAGAAGCTGTAGCTAAGGAACAAGAAAAAGCCAATTATCTTGCAGAACATTGTCCACCTCTGCACATGCCAAGTTCCATGCAAGAACTGCAG GAATTCTGCAAAAAACTTCATGCTAAGGTAGAGGAAGTTGATGAGGAAAGATACGACACAGAAGTTAAATTACAGAAAACTACCAAAGAG CTTGAAGATCTGAGCCAGAAATTGTTTGACCTGAGGGGTAAATTCAAGAGGCCACCCCTGCGTAGAGTCCGCATGTCTGCTGATGCTATGCTGAGGGCCCTTCTGGGTTCCAAACACAAAGTCTGCATGGATCTTAGAGCTAATCTGAAGCAAGTCAAGAAGGAAGACACAGAAAAG GAGAAGGACCTGCGTGATGTGGGTGACTGGAGGAAAAACATTGAGGAAAAGTCTGGAATGGAGGGCAGGAAGAAGATGTTTGAAGGTGGCGAGTAA